Proteins from a genomic interval of Geodermatophilus obscurus DSM 43160:
- a CDS encoding STAS domain-containing protein yields MHRLSAGSEPPSGASRVVHEDAGPVLHLLGDVDGPLVGQLRAEGVDERELVAVHVASVGYIDSAGLSLLVRWAQSAARDGRPAVLRHASPRFREVLDLAGISVLSTLEDDGRA; encoded by the coding sequence GTGCACCGCCTGAGCGCCGGGTCCGAGCCGCCGAGCGGCGCCTCCCGGGTGGTGCACGAGGACGCCGGCCCGGTGCTGCACCTGCTCGGTGACGTCGACGGACCCCTGGTCGGGCAGCTGCGCGCCGAGGGCGTGGACGAGCGCGAGCTGGTCGCGGTGCACGTCGCCTCGGTCGGCTACATCGACTCGGCCGGCCTGTCGCTGCTGGTGCGCTGGGCGCAGTCCGCGGCTCGCGACGGCCGGCCGGCGGTCCTGCGGCACGCCTCGCCGCGGTTCCGCGAGGTGCTCGACCTCGCCGGTATCTCGGTGCTCTCCACCCTCGAGGACGACGGCCGCGCCTGA
- a CDS encoding S8 family serine peptidase, translating into MIGRPTTRRGPGGGRPGGPSTATTTGRSVVVFADPDEDGAATLRRLAGLSDVADSRDAEPGDADARALRQADAVVFPGLGLAVAAVDPQRLAGDGAVLAVTPELVHHVLPEVPEGYLAGYRDAVTDLTGRLLDLPGDSAEPNAPPFADTPQYTWGLQATEVPTSPRTGHGIRVAVLDTGVDLTHPDLAGRSVTATSFVAGQSPQDGHGHGTHCVGTACGPRTPQGTRGYGVASDAEVFVGKVLSDEGSGTDAEILAGIAWAVRNGCQVISMSLGADVVEPSPAYTAAGRRALDQGSLIVAAAGNNADRENGDVGFVGVPANSPEILAVGALDPFLAVAWFSARSSAVPGGQVDLAAPGVDVYSAWPLPDCYDTISGTSMATPHVAGLAALWAEETGLRGRELWQTLTGAARRLTAPSVDVGSGLPLAPR; encoded by the coding sequence GTGATCGGACGACCGACGACCCGGCGGGGTCCGGGGGGAGGCCGTCCGGGCGGCCCCTCGACGGCGACGACGACCGGGCGGTCCGTGGTGGTCTTCGCCGACCCGGACGAGGACGGCGCGGCCACGCTACGCCGGCTGGCCGGGCTCTCGGACGTCGCCGACTCCCGCGACGCCGAGCCGGGGGACGCCGACGCGCGGGCGCTGCGGCAGGCCGACGCGGTCGTCTTCCCCGGGCTCGGGCTGGCCGTGGCCGCCGTCGACCCGCAGCGGCTGGCCGGCGACGGGGCGGTGCTCGCCGTGACCCCCGAGCTCGTCCACCACGTGCTCCCGGAGGTCCCCGAGGGCTACCTCGCCGGGTACCGGGACGCCGTCACCGACCTCACCGGGCGGCTGCTCGACCTCCCCGGGGACAGCGCCGAGCCCAACGCCCCGCCGTTCGCCGACACCCCGCAGTACACCTGGGGGCTGCAGGCCACCGAGGTGCCGACCTCGCCGCGCACCGGCCACGGCATCCGGGTGGCCGTGCTCGACACCGGCGTCGACCTCACCCACCCCGACCTCGCCGGCCGCTCGGTCACCGCCACCTCCTTCGTCGCCGGCCAGTCGCCGCAGGACGGGCACGGTCACGGCACGCACTGCGTGGGCACCGCCTGCGGCCCGCGCACGCCGCAGGGGACGCGCGGCTACGGCGTCGCCTCCGACGCGGAGGTCTTCGTCGGGAAGGTGCTCAGCGACGAGGGCTCGGGCACCGACGCGGAGATCCTCGCCGGCATCGCATGGGCGGTCCGCAACGGGTGCCAGGTGATCTCGATGTCGCTGGGCGCCGACGTCGTCGAGCCCAGCCCGGCCTACACGGCGGCGGGCCGGCGGGCCCTGGACCAGGGGTCGCTGATCGTGGCGGCCGCGGGCAACAACGCCGACCGGGAGAACGGGGACGTCGGCTTCGTCGGAGTGCCGGCCAACAGCCCGGAGATCCTGGCCGTCGGCGCACTGGACCCGTTCCTCGCGGTCGCCTGGTTCTCCGCCCGCAGCAGCGCCGTCCCCGGCGGGCAGGTCGACCTGGCCGCGCCCGGGGTGGACGTGTACTCGGCCTGGCCGCTGCCGGACTGCTACGACACGATCAGCGGCACCAGCATGGCGACGCCGCACGTCGCCGGCCTGGCCGCGTTGTGGGCCGAGGAGACCGGACTGCGTGGGCGGGAGCTCTGGCAGACCCTGACCGGGGCCGCGCGGCGGCTGACCGCCCCCTCGGTGGACGTAGGCTCGGGGCTGCCGCTCGCGCCGCGGTGA
- a CDS encoding ATP-dependent 6-phosphofructokinase yields the protein MRIGILTGGGDCPGLNAVIRSVVRTATTQYGSSVIGFRDGWRGLLEDRATPLDVAAVDGLLTRGGTTLGSARVAPEKLHAGLRDMTAVLAAHGVDVLIPIGGEGTLTAAHLLSEAGVPVVGIPKTIDNDIDCTDLTFGFDTAVSIATEMIDRLHTTAESHQRVLLVEVMGRHAGWIALHAGLAAGAHLTLVPEEPFDVAEVAKIVEDRFARGDSHVIGVVAEGAAPLPGTMLVRDGGVDEYGHKRFTGVAQQLGEELERRTGKEVRTTVLGHVQRGGTPTSFDRVLATRFGLHATVAAHEGSVGRMVALRGTEIELVPLADAVARLKTVTPSRLAETLAFTG from the coding sequence GTGCGCATCGGGATCCTGACCGGCGGGGGCGACTGCCCCGGCCTCAACGCCGTCATCCGTTCGGTGGTCCGCACCGCGACGACCCAGTACGGCAGCTCGGTGATCGGTTTCCGCGACGGCTGGCGCGGCTTGCTGGAGGACCGGGCCACGCCGCTGGACGTCGCCGCCGTCGACGGCCTGCTGACCCGGGGCGGGACGACGCTGGGCTCGGCCCGGGTGGCGCCGGAGAAGCTGCACGCGGGTCTCCGCGACATGACGGCCGTGCTGGCCGCGCACGGCGTCGACGTGCTCATCCCGATCGGCGGCGAGGGCACGCTCACCGCGGCGCACCTGTTGTCGGAGGCCGGCGTCCCGGTGGTCGGGATCCCCAAGACCATCGACAACGACATCGACTGCACGGACCTGACCTTCGGGTTCGACACCGCGGTCAGCATCGCCACGGAGATGATCGACCGGCTGCACACGACCGCCGAGTCGCACCAGCGGGTGCTGCTCGTGGAGGTCATGGGCCGGCACGCCGGGTGGATCGCGCTGCACGCGGGCCTGGCCGCCGGCGCGCACCTGACCCTGGTGCCGGAGGAGCCCTTCGACGTCGCCGAGGTGGCGAAGATCGTCGAGGACCGCTTCGCCCGGGGCGACTCGCACGTCATCGGCGTCGTGGCCGAGGGCGCCGCCCCGCTGCCCGGCACCATGCTCGTCCGCGACGGCGGCGTCGACGAGTACGGCCACAAGCGGTTCACCGGCGTGGCGCAGCAGCTCGGCGAGGAGCTGGAGCGGCGCACCGGCAAGGAGGTGCGCACCACCGTGCTCGGCCACGTGCAGCGCGGCGGCACGCCGACCTCCTTCGACCGGGTGCTGGCCACCCGGTTCGGCCTGCACGCCACCGTCGCCGCGCACGAGGGCAGCGTCGGCCGGATGGTGGCGCTGCGCGGCACGGAGATCGAGCTGGTGCCGCTGGCCGACGCCGTCGCCCGGCTGAAGACGGTGACGCCGTCCCGGCTCGCGGAGACCCTCGCCTTCACCGGCTGA
- a CDS encoding NAD(P)-dependent oxidoreductase gives MDRAPVIALLGLGEAGSEIARDLLAAGADVRGYDPRVSPPPGVLPRADEAAAVADADLVLSVNSAADAPVALRNALPGLRPGTVWADLNTAAPGVKRDLAAAVAGRGVPVADVALLATVPGRGLRTPMLASGDGARSYAQVLAGFGVTVDLLDGPPGAAISRKLLRSVFWKGVAAAVVEAMEGAEAAGVADWLRGDIGAQLDRFTAADVETFVAGSQLHARRRSAEMAAAADQLRDLGVPPRVAEAARDQLASLVEKAAEPG, from the coding sequence GTGGACCGAGCGCCGGTCATCGCGCTGCTGGGACTGGGGGAGGCCGGGTCGGAGATCGCCCGCGACCTGCTCGCCGCGGGTGCCGACGTCCGTGGGTACGACCCGCGGGTCAGCCCGCCGCCCGGGGTGCTGCCGCGGGCCGACGAGGCCGCTGCGGTGGCCGACGCCGATCTGGTGCTCAGCGTCAACAGCGCCGCCGACGCCCCCGTCGCGCTGCGCAACGCCCTGCCTGGCCTGCGCCCGGGCACCGTGTGGGCCGACCTCAACACCGCCGCGCCCGGCGTCAAGCGGGACCTGGCCGCGGCCGTCGCCGGCCGGGGCGTGCCCGTGGCCGACGTGGCGCTGCTGGCCACGGTCCCCGGGCGGGGGCTGCGCACGCCGATGCTGGCCTCCGGGGACGGCGCCCGCTCCTACGCCCAGGTGCTGGCCGGCTTCGGCGTGACCGTCGACCTGCTGGACGGTCCGCCCGGCGCGGCCATCTCCCGCAAGCTGCTGCGCAGCGTCTTCTGGAAGGGCGTGGCCGCCGCCGTGGTCGAGGCGATGGAGGGTGCGGAGGCGGCCGGGGTCGCCGACTGGCTGCGCGGCGACATCGGCGCCCAGCTGGACCGCTTCACGGCCGCCGACGTCGAGACCTTCGTCGCCGGGTCGCAGCTGCACGCCCGCCGCCGGTCGGCGGAGATGGCCGCGGCCGCCGACCAGCTGCGCGACCTCGGCGTGCCGCCGCGGGTGGCGGAGGCCGCCCGGGACCAGCTCGCCTCCCTGGTCGAGAAGGCAGCCGAGCCCGGCTGA